The Coffea arabica cultivar ET-39 chromosome 9e, Coffea Arabica ET-39 HiFi, whole genome shotgun sequence genome has a window encoding:
- the LOC113709298 gene encoding protein HIGH CHLOROPHYLL FLUORESCENCE PHENOTYPE 244, chloroplastic-like, whose product MKMASSSSSVLQHAINFRIQQQQLETTNNSNSSSSSSKGVISSLSWRRTLANNALPCSSSSSSSSARRHRIRRMTRCNAAATAEVVNLGPGTPVRPTSVLVVGATGTLGRQIVRRALDEGYDVRCLVRPRPAPADFLRDWGATVVNADLSKPETIPATLVGIHTVIDCATGRPEEPIKTVDWEGKVALIQCAKAMGIQKFIFYSIHNCDKHPEVPLMEIKYCTEKFLRDIGLNHIIIRLCGFMQGLIGQYAVPILEEKSVWGTDAPTRIAYMDTQDIARLTFIALRNENINGKLLTFAGPRAWTTQEVITLCERLAGQDANVTTVPVSILRLTRQLTRLFEWTNDVADRLAFSEVLTSDTIFSVAMAETYSLLGVDAKDIITLEKYLQDYFANILKKLKDIKAQSKQTDIYF is encoded by the exons ATGAAAAtggcctcctcctcctcttctgtGTTACAACATGCAATCAATTTCAGAATTCAGCAGCAGCAGCTGGAGACCACCAACAATTCCAATTCCAGTTCCAGTAGTAGCAAGGGAGTTATTAGTTCATTGTCCTGGCGCCGCACTTTAGCTAATAATGCTCTGCCttgctcttcttcttcttcctcttcttccgcTAGAAGACACAGAATTAGAAGAATGACGAGGTGTAACGCTGCGGCGACGGCGGAGGTGGTGAATTTGGGACCCGGTACGCCGGTGAGGCCGACCAGCGTCCTGGTGGTGGGGGCCACGGGGACGCTGGGAAGGCAGATAGTGAGGAGGGCCCTGGACGAGGGTTACGACGTGAGGTGCCTGGTCAGGCCTCGACCTGCCCCTGCTGATTTCCTTCGCGACTGGGGCGCCACCGTCGTCAAt GCTGACCTGAGCAAACCCGAGACGATTCCTGCAACCTTGGTTGGCATTCACACTGTCATCGACTGTGCTACTGGCCGTCCTGAGGAACCTATCAAAACT GTAGATTGGGAAGGCAAAGTTGCTCTTATCCAGTGTGCAAAAGCCATGGGTATTCAGAAATTTATTTTCTACTCCATCCACAACTGCGACAAGCATCCCGAGGTTCCCCTCATGGAGATTAAATACTGCACTGAGAAATTCCTCAGGGATATTGGCCTCAACCACATTATTATTCGCTTATGTGGTTTCATGCAG ggcctgattGGGCAATATGCTGTCCCCATCTTGGAGGAAAAATCTGTGTGGGGAACTGATGCTCCTACACGAATAGCATATATGGACACACAA GACATTGCTCGATTAACATTTATAGCTCTTCGCAATGAGAACATAAATGGGAAGCTTCTAACATTTGCAGGGCCTCGTGCATGGACGACCCAAGAG GTGATAACATTGTGTGAGAGGCTTGCCGGGCAGGATGCAAATGTGACCACAGTGCCTGTCTCAATCCTGAGATTGACACGCCAGCTGACTCGATTATTTGAGTGGACAAATGATGTGGCTGATAGATTGGCATTTTCAGAG GTACTCACAAGTGATACCATCTTCTCAGTGGCAATGGCCGAGACATATTCACTTCTTGGTGTCGATGCAAAAGACATCATCACACTAGAGAAGTATCTGCAGGATTACTTCGCAAACATACTAAAGAAGCTGAAAGACATTAAAGCACAGTCGAAGCAAACTGACATTTACTTCTGA